One window from the genome of Dioscorea cayenensis subsp. rotundata cultivar TDr96_F1 chromosome 3, TDr96_F1_v2_PseudoChromosome.rev07_lg8_w22 25.fasta, whole genome shotgun sequence encodes:
- the LOC120250538 gene encoding uncharacterized protein LOC120250538: MPAQHSRTRRGRVNSPAVATPRAQRGGRRGEPTPPPSPSPPRQEASSRHDPAVAASVHAPEVQGATPVPASVPTPEALEAFRSHWATKGRQPTYQEYQDFLDYWRIFGRQAQTTPVTTPAPEPAPPRAPVVHSTPGEASGPSQALALSKLLKEARQLGCGSFDGTSDAMIAKEWVKRVIATFDDMSLGGETRLRVATRLLEGRARIWWESLKSRSFGQVTWSDFLREFDEEYYTRFHRDQKRHEFMRLVQGNKTVTEYETELKDLANFVPELAPTEEVLCSKFEVGLNLGIRERMTVTSKQSFKEMVQSALRAEQLVREGKRVRENIAKRRSLEAGQPSKKSRSEGSSKGNSTPGPTRPPLSQSGDQQRLTRSDSAPSVRGPEASNRCKNCGKPHKGQCQTPRKCFHCGQTGHLRSACPELGRGGSTPASQDRPLAASRGSRPRASSRATTKSGAR, encoded by the coding sequence ATGCCAGCACAACATTCACGCACTCGCCGTGGAAGAGTTAATTCCCCTGCTGTTGCTACACCAAGAGCTCAGAGAGGTGGAAGGCGAGGAGAACCAACCCCGCCCCCATCTCCATCGCCACCTAGGCAGGAGGCCAGTTCAAGGCATGATCCTGCAGTGGCAGCTTCTGTGCATGCCCCGGAGGTTCAGGGAGCTACTCCTGTGCCTGCTTCTGTCCCAACTCCTGAGGCATTAGAAGCCTTTAGGTCTCATTGGGCTACCAAGGGGAGGCAGCCTACCTACCAGGAGTACCAGGACTTCTTAGACTATTGGAGGATTTTTGGGAGACAGGCTCAGACTACCCCAGTAACTACCCCAGCACCTGAACCTGCACCACCACGGGCCCCAGTGGTTCATTCCACCCCAGGAGAGGCCAGTGGACCTAGTCAAGCCTTAGCTTTGTCCAAGCTTCTAAAAGAAGCTCGACAGCTTGGATGTGGTTCTTTTGATGGCACTAGTGATGCCATGATTGCTAAAGAATGGGTCAAGCGGGTAATTGCTACCTTTGATGACATGAGTTTAGGTGGTGAGACCAGACTCAGGGTTGCTACTAGGTTGTTGGAGGGCAGAGCTCGAATTTGGTGGGAAAGTTTGAAGAGTAGATCATTTGGGCAGGTTACATGGTCAGATTTTCTGcgtgaatttgatgaagaatattacaccCGGTTTCACCGTGATCAGAAGAGGCATGAGTTTATGAGACTGGTTCAGGGAAATAAGACAGTTACAGAATATGAGACAGAATTGAAAGATTTGGCTAATTTTGTTCCAGAGTTAGCACCTACTGAGGAAGTTCTTTGttctaaatttgaagttggtttgaacttgggtattagagaaagaatgaCAGTTACAAGCAAGCAAAGTTTTAAGGAGATGGTACAATCAGCTTTGAGGGCAGAGCAGTTGGTTAGAGAAGGCAAGAGAGTTCGAGAGAACATAGCTAAGAGAAGAAGCTTGGAGGCGGGACAGCCATCCAAGAAGAGTAGGAGTGAGGGTTCCTCCAAGGGCAATTCTACTCCAGGCCCCACTAGACCTCCACTATCTCAGAGTGGTGATCAGCAGAGACTTACACGTTCTGATAGCGCTCCTAGTGTCAGAGGCCCAGAAGCTAGTAACAGGTGCAAGAATTGTGGAAAGCCGCATAAAGGACAGTGTCAGACACCTCGCAAGTGCTTCCATTGCGGTCAAACTGGACATTTGAGGTCAGCATGTCCAGAGTTGGGACGGGGTGGATCTACACCAGCATCTCAGGACCGTCCCCTAGCCGCCTCGAGAGGTTCTCGACCAAGAGCATCTTCCCGGGCTACTACCAAGTCGGGAGCTCGCTAG